A single region of the Podospora pseudopauciseta strain CBS 411.78 chromosome 1, whole genome shotgun sequence genome encodes:
- the rad17 gene encoding RFC checkpoint protein Rad17 (COG:D; COG:L; BUSCO:EOG09263HK2; EggNog:ENOG503NWWG) produces MPPPPTKRRKRAADLDDDDADFDINHSPSPPVKQKPRPATRTSARNTLQSFLVSSPENSPQKSQSRLDLEESIIEESPSPVRKRSRNFGAAAAGTQSKSPIKTRATRAAAGKRALEEEKGKSGDLRTLFSKQAQRNSTGTGSNKGNGVTTSKTQVLEIEDIISDPIDDDDMPLGRRSASATVTTQPGKSIIGLRAQKRKENDGSGIGVGASQLPLSQHSNGSLSAGGARFLNRSRGGTVMSASQTLSQTQHAEKPSIVDDDPRPWSEKYGPVNLEELAVHKKKVADVRRWLEDVYGGRLRQRLLILKGAAGTGKTTTLRLLAKDLKCEVLEWRNPNNSFGAVGQAYQSAASQFEEFLGRGGKFGQLDFEDEEQEPEMAPPHLPAQNGSDKKLILIEEFPNTFMRSSAGLVSFRNAIIQYLAANMPAMVGWGGASSSGPITPIVMVISETLLTTASASADSFTAHRLLGPEVLRHPGTAIVEFNPVAPTLLAKALEVIVQKEARKSGRRRTPGPLVLQRLGEIGDIRSAVSSLEFLCVKGDDDTDWGSQVALAKTKKSKSVPTLTKGEKDSLELVSQREATLGIFHAVGKVVYNKRGGKLTGEPASAAETLPSHMARFAKPNPSLVSVDTLMDETGTDTHTFISALHENYPLSCEQTSPQDENSSLDYINGCLDYLSEADLLCPSWDIFFGGKGYGGGYAGKDSSSHVLRQDEMAFQVAVRGLLFSLPSPVKRQSHPTQGGSRGNDAYKMFYPTYLKLWRTKEELEGLTDLMATKMLKGEYGGPGHHSSAPQGGGSHGASALRKAVPFGTTSSQFAPSARHNQQQPKAEPPSHTPLLSLGNAARQELLLERLPYMAHIARRNRSAFCTSQAKELEKIVFFRGIGRAGADEEDGADSADEDSGDAKEAATSWATDKPTEEMTPRKKRRMGLGAILHPTQKAGDGEEEMQGLPMESLVISDDDIEDD; encoded by the coding sequence AtgcctcccccaccaaccaaacgCCGGAAGCGCGCCGCCGACttggacgatgacgatgccGACTTTGATATCAACCACTCTCCTTCCCCACCGGTGAAACAAAAACCCAGACCCGCGACGCGAACGTCGGCTCGAAACACTCTCCAGAGTTTTTTGGTCTCGTCACCGGAGAACTCACCGCAAAAATCACAATCAAGattggatttggaggagtCGATAATCGAGGAAAGCCCGAGTCCGGTACGGAAGAGGAGTAGGAACTTTGGTGCTGCGGCTGCAGGAACCCAATCGAAGAGCCCGATCAAGACACGGGCTACTCGAGCGGCGGCTGGGAAGAGggcgctggaggaggagaaggggaagtcGGGGGATTTAAGGACGTTGTTTTCGAAACAGGCGCAACGGAACTCGACTGGGACGGGAAGTAACAAGGGTAATGGGGTTACGACGAGCAAGACACAGGTATTGGAGATTGAGGATATCATCAGTGACCCTattgatgacgatgatatgccgctggggaggaggagtgccAGCGCGACGGTAACTACACAGCCTGGGAAGAGCATCATTGGGTTGAGGGCTCAGAAACGGAAAGAAAACGATGGGAGTGGGATTGGGGTTGGAGCATCGCAACTGCCGCTATCGCAGCATTCTAACGGGAGTCTGAGCGCGGGAGGGGCGAGGTTCTTGAACAGGAGTAGGGGTGGGACTGTTATGTCTGCGAGTCAAACTCTTAGCCAGACGCAACATGCGGAAAAGCCGAGCATAGTAGACGACGATCCGCGGCCATGGTCGGAGAAGTATGGACCGGTTAACCTGGAGGAATTGGCGGTTCATaagaagaaggtggcggATGTGAGAAGGTGGTTGGAGGATGTGTATGGTGGGAGGTTAAGACAACGGTTGTTGATTTTGAAGGGAGCGGCAGGGACAGGGAAGACGACAACGCTACGACTGCTCGCCAAGGATCTGAAATGCGAGGTTCTGGAGTGGAGGAACCCAAACAATTCATTCGGGGCTGTGGGGCAGGCTTACCAGAGCGCAGCATCGCAATTCGAAGAATTCCTCGGTCGGGGTGGGAAATTTGGGCAGTTAGACTTCGAAGACGAAGAGCAGGAGCCAGAGATGGCGCCTCCGCATTTGCCGGCACAGAATGGGTCAGACAAGAAGCTGATCTTGATTGAAGAATTTCCCAACACCTTTATGCGGTCATCTGCAGGGTTGGTCTCTTTTCGAAATGCGATAATACAGTACTTGGCAGCGAATATGCCGGccatggtgggatggggcggggcttcttcttcggggCCCATCACGCCTATTGTCATGGTTATTTCGGAAACACTACTCACTACTGCGTCTGCTTCAGCAGATAGCTTTACGGCACATCGATTACTAGGACCCGAGGTTCTTCGACACCCTGGGACGGCAATCGTTGAGTTCAACCCTGTTGCACCAACACTCCTGGCGAAAGCCTTGGAGGTGATAGTGCAAAAAGAGGCACGCAAATCGGGAAGACGACGGACACCCGGACCGCTTGTGCTGCAGCGACTGGGCGAAATTGGTGATATCCGCAGTGCTGTGTCCTCCTTGGAGTTTCTCTGCGTCAAAGGCGACGATGATACCGATTGGGGTTCTCAAGTCGCCTTGGCCAAGACGAAGAAATCGAAAAGCGTGCCCACTTTGACCAAGGGTGAGAAGGATAGCTTAGAGCTCGTTTCGCAGCGAGAGGCGACGCTCGGGATATTCCATGCCGTGGGCAAAGTGGTGTACAACAAGAGAGGTGGTAAGCTGACAGGCGAACCAGCATCGGCAGCAGAAACGCTGCCTAGCCATATGGCGCGGTTTGCGAAGCCTAACCCATCGCTTGTTTCGGTTGATACGCTGATGGATGAGACTGGAACTGATACCCATACGTTCATCTCAGCATTACACGAGAACTACCCCTTGTCGTGTGAGCAAACTTCGCCTCAGGATGAGAACTCATCGCTGGATTACATTAACGGCTGCCTTGATTACCTTTCTGAAGCTGACCTCCTGTGCCCATCCTGGGATATCTTCTTTGGAGGCAAAGGCTATGGAGGTGGGTATGCAGGGAAGGATTCAAGCAGCCATGTTTTAAGGCAGGATGAGATGGCCTTTCAGGTTGCTGTCCGAGGACTGCTCTTTTCGCTGCCATCGCCCGTGAAACGGCAAAGCCACCCTACGCAAGGGGGTAGCCGTGGCAACGATGCTTACAAGATGTTTTATCCTACGTATCTGAAACTGTGGCGGACGAAGGAGGAACTGGAGGGTCTGACGGACCTGATGGCTACCAAGATGCTTAAAGGGGAATATGGTGGGCCTGGTCACCACTCATCAGCACCACAAGGGGGCGGTTCCCATGGTGCGTCTGCCCTTCGGAAAGCAGTGCCATTCGGGACCACCAGTAGCCAGTTCGCCCCGTCTGCTCGTCAcaaccagcaacagccaAAAGCAGAACCACCTTCTCATACACCTCTACTATCACTTGGCAATGCCGCTCGTCAAGAGCTTCTGCTCGAGCGCCTACCATACATGGCGCACATCGCCCGCCGCAACCGATCGGCGTTCTGCACCTCACAAGCTAAAGAGCTGGAAAAGATCGTTTTCTTCAGGGGCATTGGTCGAGCGGGTGcggacgaggaagatggggcGGACTCGGCAGACGAGGACAGCGGAGATGCGAAAGAGGCAGCAACCTCTTGGGCTACGGATAAACCGACCGAGGAGATGACTCCacggaagaagaggaggatgggactGGGTGCGATTCTTCATCCGACGCAAAAGGCgggggatggagaagaggagatGCAGGGGTTGCCGATGGAGAGTTTGGTGAttagtgatgatgatattgaGGATGATTAG
- a CDS encoding hypothetical protein (COG:S; EggNog:ENOG503NX8C) → MASFFSYIPLVNRLVRGAPTAIDLPPVEIHNVEADPDKRPRTLKHLLKANHVNHSILYHNLEFDNHMAHILCSSYLLGAESQHLYHIFEVEAKTLEPWKDSPAEMGEEDWRDFLGDKRYQRAFVDFFEDALAMKHAYKWKGVVEEYMFSGDEPLVNGLVGGLGHPLIHLGYAYEFDSREIATEALGLASTQYNYLHRYLDDPTYTVKPTTSSTPLDLLNKLSNDTRFDSLFKTPAFSNIDALFHSKESEALVLEYWNAWDITSSACSPAEQFQLSQEAAVQLLVATVAPGTHSYNFFLVHVLTTSHAVRVLLPFIPAKFHVSIVRQWWLLALAAYIAVLRPKIDVDYVPGEGELKGKGWKYVEHKALTGEWATDAHYVKAIRAMREAARTWGDVHEKYLAAAVRFSDDFEGWF, encoded by the exons AtggcatccttcttctcataCATCCCGCTAGTCAACCGACTGGTGAGAGGGGCGCCCACTGCCATCGATCTTCCTCCCGTCGAGATTCACAATGTGGAAGCAGACCCGGACAAGAGGCCGCGCACGTTGAAGCATCTTCTGAAGGCCAACCATGTCAATCACTCCATTCTGTACCACAATCTCGAATTCGACAACCACATGGCGCACATTCTGTGCTCATCATATCTGCTCGGCGCAGAATCACAACACTTGTATCACATATTCGAAGTGGAAGCCAAAACCCTCGAGCCGTGGAAAGATTCCCCTGCAGAGATGGGCGAGGAAGACTGGCGTGATTTCCTCGGAGACAAAAGATACCAAAGAGCTTTCGTAGACTTTTTCGAGGATGCCTTGGCGATGAAGCACGCGTATAAGTGGAAGGGTGTAGTGGAGGAGTACATGTTCTCCGGAGATGAGCCCCTCGTCAATGGTCTTGTTGGCGGTC TCGGtcaccccctcatccaccttGGCTACGCCTACGAGTTCGACAGTCGCGAGATCGCCACAGAGGCCCTCGGTCTGGCCTCTACACAATACAACTATCTCCACAGATACCTCGACGACCCAACCTACACCGTcaaaccaaccacctcatccacTCCCTTGGACCTCCTGAACAAGCTCTCCAACGACACCCGCTTCGACAGTCTCTTCAAAACCcccgccttctccaacatcgACGCCCTCTTCCACAGCAAAGAATCCGAAGCCTTGGTACTGGAGTACTGGAATGCCTGGGACATCACCTCCTCTGCCTGCTCCCCAGCAGAACAATTCCAGCTCTCACAAGAAGCCGCTGTCCAACTTTTAGTAGCAACCGTTGCCCCGGGAACACACTCTTACAACTTCTTTCTGGTGCACGTTCTAACCACCAGCCACGCCGTGAGGGTTCTCTTGCCGTTCATTCCGGCGAAATTCCATGTCAGCATTGTGAGAcagtggtggttgttggccTTGGCGGCGTATATTGCTGTCTTGAGGCCGAAGATTGACGTGGATTATGTgcctggggagggggagctgaaggggaaggggtggaagtaTGTTGAGCATAAGGCTTTGACGGGGGAGTGGGCTACTGATGCGCATTATGTCAAGG CCATCCGGGCGATGAGGGAAGCGGCGAGGACTTGGGGGGATGTTCATGAGAAGTacttggctgctgctgtgaggtTCAGTGATGATTTTGAGGGGTGGTTTTGA
- the RPE1 gene encoding RIBULOSE-phosphate 3-epimerase (EggNog:ENOG503NX48; COG:G; BUSCO:EOG092644Z6) — translation MAPKAIIAPSILSADFADLGAACSRTIKQGADWLHVDIMDGHFVPNLTFGPPVVVKIRSHVEKPAESFGKGTFDCHMMIAEPKKWVKEFKKAGCDLYCFHYEAAINSSAAESPEGKSDEKTSPRELIRYIHDQGMLAGIAIKPATPANVLFDLIESEDPKEKPDMVLVMTVEPGFGGQQFMASELPKVEELRKRYPDLNIEVDGGLGPGTIDQAADAGANVIVAGSAVFGAKDPSEVISLLREAVEKRSGKL, via the exons ATGGCCCCCAAAGCTATCATTGCCCCTTCCATTCTCTCGGCAGACTTTGCCGATCTCGGCGCGGCATGCTCGAGGACTATCAAGCAAGGTGCCGACTGGCTCCATGTTGATATCAT GGACGGCCACTTCgtccccaacctcaccttcGGCCCCCCAGTTGTCGTCAAGATCCGCTCCCATGTTGAGAAGCCCGCCGAGTCCTTTGGCAAGGGCACCTTTGACTGCCACATGATGATCGCTGAGCCCAAGAAGTGGGTCAAGGAGTTCAAGAAGGCCGGGTGCGATCTATACTGCTTCCACTACGAGGCCGCCATCAACTCGTCTGCTGCTGAGAGCCCCGAGGGCAAGTCGGACGAGAAGACGAGCCCGAGGGAGCTGATCCGGTACATTCATGACCAGGGCATGCTGGCCGGTATTGCTATCAAGCCGGCTACTCCCGCTAATGTGCTGTTTGACTTGATTGAGAGCGAAGATCCTAAGGAGAAGCCTGAT ATGGTTTTGGTTATGACTGTCGAGCCTGGATTTGGTGGCCAACAGTTCATGGCTTCTGAGCTGcccaaggtggaggagttgcgGAAGCGGTACCCGGACTTGAACattgaggttgatggtgggcTGGGACCTGGCACGATCGACCAGGCTGCGGACGCGGGTGCCAATGTTATTGTTGCTGGCAGTGCGGTGTTCGGTGCGAAGGATCCCTCCGAGGTGATTTCTCTGCTCAGGGAGGCCGTCGAGAAGAGGAGTGGCAAGTTATAG
- a CDS encoding hypothetical protein (EggNog:ENOG503NWXZ; COG:E) → MPPFTPEDMDSVRASFPALSGDYIFFNTAAGSQVLGSVADRVRDYLITPNLVNDGYKAAADFINASPDEIVFGSSATQLLHNLSHALSFSPEDEILLCPLDHESNIAPWLALAARQNLKIRWWHPQLPPEDQPGCVNPKLDLTNPPISPRTRLICLTHTTNILGTIHDIKSLSAKIRLLNPQTLLCVDGVAHAPHRRIDVKDLGVDFYVFSWYKLFGPRISQLYAGPCARAQLQSMGHFFNPAESLDDKIGLAGGWCQELIYGIPAVADYLTPRWEGVVDQEERLQSVLLGLLAGLEGKITIYGEWCGDAKVRVPTVSFRVRGWKSKDLVEAIERETNGRVKLSWGTYYSVRLAKEVLGLGDDGVVRVSLAHYNTVEEIRLFYTALLKVLGLEGSGNGARKSDWKI, encoded by the exons ATGCCGCCGTTTACACCTGAAGATATGGACAGCGTGAGGGCAAGCTTCCCCGCATTGTCAGGAGATTATATATTCTTTAATACTGCAGCTGGAAGCCAGGTATTGGGATCAGTAGCTGATCG TGTGCGCGACTACCTCATAACTCCAAACCTCGTCAACGACGGTTACAAAGCCGCAGCAGACTTTATCAACGCCTCCCCAGATGAAATAG TCTTCGGCTCCTCCGCAACCCAACTCCTTCACAACCTCTCTCacgccctctccttctcacccGAAGATGAGatcctcctctgcccccTCGACCACGAGTCCAACATCGCCCCTTGGCTCGCCTTAGCAGCACGTCAAAATCTCAAAATCCGCTGGTGGcacccccaactcccacctGAAGATCAGCCGGGTTGCGTCAACCCCAAACTCGACCTCACCAACCCTCCCATCTCCCCTAGAACCCGCCTCATTTGTTTAACCCACACAACCAACATCCTCGGCACCATCCACGACATCAAATCCCTCTCCGCCAAAATCCGCCTCCTAAACCCCCAGACCCTTCTCTGCGTTGACGGCGTAGCCCACGCACCCCACCGCCGAATCGACGTCAAAGATCTCGGGGTCGACTTTTACGTCTTCAGCTGGTACAAGCTTTTCGGACCTCGAATCTCACAGCTGTACGCCGGTCCCTGCGCTAGGGCACAGCTCCAGTCCATGGGGCATTTCTTCAACCCTGCTGAGAGTTTGGATGACAAGATTGGGCTggcgggggggtggtgtcAGGAGTTGATTTATGGGATTCCGGCTGTGGCGGACTATCTGACGCcgagatgggagggggttgtagaccaggaggagaggttgcAGTCGGTTTTGCTGGGTTTgttggcggggttggagggaaAGATAACGATCTACGGGGAGTGGTGTGGTGATGCTAAGGTGAGGGTGCCAACGGTGAGTTttagggtgagggggtggaagtcGAAGGATTTGGTAGAGGCTATTGAGCGGGAGACAAATGGGAGGGTTAAGTTGAGCTGGGGGACTTATTACTCTGTGAGGCTGGCTAAGGAGGtgcttgggttgggggatgatggggttgtgaGGGTGAGTTTGGCGCATTATAACACTG TGGAGGAGATACGGTTGTTCTATACCGCTCTTCTAAAGGTGCTGGGCCTTGAGGGAAGCGGTAATGGTGCGAGGAAAAGTGATTGGAAGATCTAG
- the NUA3 gene encoding putative component of NuA3 histone acetyltransferase complex (COG:B; BUSCO:EOG09260ZG2; EggNog:ENOG503NVPI), translated as MKMKRKADSPADGRKAIKKRTKNSLSDEDAKARFRKGLFDKKVLEKYTSEYATSTPYKHSVIHELADDSLLRKVREEIKANVHFTPKETDIYKIHQSGDLANLDGLDDKALAKLPSLLALRDALYSQTFREYVSHITGCGPLSGRKTDMAINVYTPGCYLLCHDDVIGSRKVSYILYLTDPDTPWQPEWGGALRLFPVVDREGKDGEVAKTPLPDFVKSIPPAWNQLSFFAVQPGESFHDVEEVYHAASPEELEKNAGRIRMAISGWFHIPQVGEDGWVEGAEREAAHKSGLMQLQGNPDQHDQPQAKPIRVEKSKLEEDDFPLDESDLEFLLKYIAPTYLTPDTIERVAEHFEEEFSITLPDILHPRFAENLRKHVEDQEKKPLPESSDEIEKGAWKVARPPHKHRYLYLQPGEEKTEESPLKELLEVLLPSRQFRLWLQMATRSTVESVDLLARRFRHGQDYTLATGHEGKPRLEVNIGLTPTTGWGDVEDDEDEEEEEEEEEEEEESSEEEQPKKKGKNGAANGKRKEKANGKSANGSDAKGKGKGKGKAVEKEPEPEEELEVGGHEVYMAGDDDSNEDAAIYKTSDEDDNILFFQAASWNKMSIVLRDSGTLRFVKYVSQSAKGDRWDVSAMFEIEEQDEEPSSEEEGNGEASGVGVVDDSEEEFKGFSPSEDSDSD; from the exons atgaagatgaagagaaagGCCGATTCTCCAGCTGATGGCAGGAAAGCCATCAAGAAGCGGACCAAGAACT CTCTCAGCGATGAGGATGCCAAAGCCCGCTTCCGCAAGGGGCTGTTTGACAAGAAGGTCCTCGAAAAGTACACCTCAGAGTATGCGACATCAACACCGTACAAACACAGCGTAATCCACGAGCTCGCCGACGATTCCCTCCTGCGCAAGGTTCGCGAGGAAATCAAGGCCAATGTTCACTTCACCCCCAAAGAGACCGACATCTACAAGATCCACCAAAGTGGTGACCTTGCCAACCTCGACGGACTCGACGACAAGGCATTGGCCaagctcccctcccttctcgCCCTCCGCGATGCGCTCTACTCCCAGACCTTCCGCGAATATGTTTCGCACATCACCGGCTGCGGCCCCTTGAGTGGGCGCAAGACCGATATGGCCATCAATGTCTACACACCCGGCTGCTACCTCCTGTGCCACGACGATGTCATCGGTTCTCGAAAAGTCAGCTACATTCTGTATCTTACCGACCCAGACACACCATGGCAGCCCGAGTGGGGCGGAGCTCTTCGCCTCTTCCCCGTCGTCGACCGAGAGGGCAAGGACGGCGAGGTTGCCAAGACACCCCTGCCAGACTTTGTCAAGTCTATCCCACCAGCCTGGAACCAGCTCTCTTTCTTTGCCGTGCAGCCCGGCGAGTCCTTCCacgatgtcgaggaggtctACCATGCTGCCAGCCCggaggagctcgagaagaaTGCTGGGCGCATCCGCATGGCCATCAGCGGGTGGTTCCACATTCCCCAGGTTGGAGAGGACgggtgggtggagggtgCCGAGAGAGAAGCGGCTCACAAGAGCGGACTGATGCAGCTGCAGGGTAACCCAGACCAGCACGACCAGCCGCAGGCGAAACCCATAAGGGTTGAGAAGAGCAAactcgaggaggatgacttCCCTCTGGATGAGTCTGATCTGGAGTTCCTTTTGAAGTACATCGCGCCGACCTACCTCACACCAGACACCATCGAGCGCGTCGCCGAACACTTTGAGGAGGAGTTCAGCATCACTTTGCCAGACATTCTGCATCCCAGGTTCGCCGAGAATCTTCGCAAACATGTGGAGGaccaggagaagaagccacTACCGGAAAGCAGTGATGAGATCGAGAAGGGCGCCTGGAAGGTTGCGCGCCCACCTCACAAGCACAGATATCTCTACCTCCAGCCTGGAGAGGAGAAGACCGAGGAGTCGCCCCTCAAGGAGCTGCTCGAGGTTCTTTTGCCATCCAGACAATTCCGCCTGTGGCTGCAGATGGCTACGCGCTCTACGGTCGAAAGCGTCGATTTACTGGCCAGGCGCTTCCGCCATGGACAAGACTACACACTCGCGACCGGCCATGAGGGCAAGCCTAGACTCGAAGTCAATATTGGCCTGACGCCCACCACTGGCTGGGGCGATGttgaggacgacgaggatgaggaagaagaagaagaagaggaggaggaggaggaggagtcctCTGAAGAGGAGCAGCCCAAGAAGAAAGGCAAGAACGGCGCGGCGAACGGCAAAAgaaaggagaaggccaacgGCAAGTCTGCTAACGGCAGCGAtgccaagggcaagggcaagggcaagggcaaggctGTTGAAAAGGAGCCCGAGCCTGAGGAAGAGCTCGAAGTTGGTGGCCACGAGGTTTACATGGCTGGCGATGACGACAGCAACGAGGATGCTGCCATCTACAAGACCAGCGATGAGGACGACAACATTCTCTTCTTCCAGGCTGCCTCCTGGAACAAGATGAGCATTGTGCTGCGCGATAGCGGGACTCTCCGCTTCGTAAAGTACGTCTCCCAGAGCGCCAAGGGCGACCGATGGGATGTTAGTGCGATGTTTGAGATTGAGGAACAAGACGAAGAGCCCTCctcggaagaggaagggaaTGGCGAGGCTtcgggtgttggtgttgtggaTGATTCCGAGGAGGAATTCAAGGGGTTCTCTCCCAGTGAGGACAGTGATTCCGACTAA
- a CDS encoding hypothetical protein (EggNog:ENOG503P3Y8) — protein MPIRNPFARRPGVIVTAHDENSRPGSVAGSVKESVLSPGFERVDTVGSKASSAFSIRSSRRSQDTGEYKMSVVNDSGIYLPPSPTEKEATWPRRYLSRTSSDRSSRDGSGDIEHFPISRESFDSYRRSFDISARSYITDPAPRQSLDSSARFPRMMHTRSSFLSREPPTPEEGFEDVGLGGESKTTAQHQHQQQHQHQQQAEQTQTPALPKKKGLFARFGSEHTHETTDAAHTANSNATSSWSFLPGASRKRAQSGQGAELGAMPFPVDRSGANGGAVEVDA, from the exons ATGCCAATCCGCAACCCCTTTGCGCGCCGTCCCGGTGTCATCGTCACCGCTCATGATGAAAACTCACGACCGGGGTCGGTGGCCGGGAGTGTGAAGGAAAGCGTGCTGTCGCCGGGTTTTGAAAGGGTAGATACTGTTGGGTCAAAGGCATCGTCGGCGTTCAGCAttcgcagcagcaggaggagccaGGACACAGGGGAATACAAGATGAGCG TGGTCAATGATAGTGGAATTTACCTTCCT CCATCTCCCACCGAAAAGGAAGCTACCTGGCCACGCCGGTACCTCTCCCGAACCTCCAGCGACAGAAGCAGCCGGGATGGCTCGGGTGACATTGAGCACTTCCCTATCTCGAGGGAATCATTCGATTCTTACCGCCGCTCCTTT GACATCTCCGCCAGAAGCTACATCACCGACCCTGCGCCGCGCCAATCCCTCGATTCCTCCGCCCGCTTCCCCCGCATGATGCACACGCGCTCATCGTTCCTAAGCCGGGAACCACCTACCCCGGAAGAGGGTTTTGAGGATGTTGGGCTAGGTGGTGAATCCAAGACCACAgcgcagcaccagcaccagcagcaacaccagcaccagcaacaagccGAACAGACACAGACTCCAGCGttgccgaagaagaaggggctCTTTGCGAGATTTGGATCTGAGCACACCCATGAGACGACCGATGCAGCACATACTGCGAACAGCAACGCGACGTCATCATGGAGTTTCCTGCCTGGGGCGTCGAGAAAGAGGGCGCAGAGCGGGCAGGGAGCGGAGTTGGGGGCCATGCCTTTCCCTGTTGATAGGTCGGGGGCGAATGGGGGTgcggttgaggttgatgctTAA
- a CDS encoding hypothetical protein (EggNog:ENOG503NXB3; COG:E) encodes MASDELPVRPAGSAVKAVVEGPNSLAVAFGRELSMASRSVHADDYINNHQAVAPPMHVSTTFRYNRDPEQLRPWDNLNPNAPYDSHVYSRDSAPNTTRFEAILTSLLGAPSLSYASGLAAFHAMIVFLNPKRVAIGGGYHGCHGILHIMKRLNGLEQLELEDDADLAKLEKGDVIHVETPLNPTGEARDLAYYRKMADEKGCYLTVDATFAPPPLMEPFKYNVDIVMHSATKYFGGHSDMLAGVLAIRPDRAEKWLPELREERLHLGGVMGSLEGWLGVRSARTLELRVKRQSESAQKLVDFLAEKKAAGDNSNIIAQSVFKIQHASQQPEAKDENSWLRKQMPNGFGPVFSLWLESEEKAKRLPSKLQLFHHATSLGGVESLIEWRAMTDPKVDRRLLRVSIGVEGWEDLRDDLVQGLERLKEEGF; translated from the exons ATGGCGTCTGATGAGCTTCCTGTTCGCCCCGCTGGGTCTGCGGTCAAGGCGGTCGTTGAGGGCCCCAACTCGCTCGCTGTCGCCTTTGGCAGGGAGCTGTCTATGGCTTCTCGCTCGGTCCACGCCGATGACTATATCAACAATCACCAGGCCGTGGCTCCCCCCATGCACGTTTCTACCACTTTCCGATATAACCGGGACCCCGAACAGTTGAGACCATGGGACAATCTCAAC CCCAATGCCCCTTATGACTCTCACGTGTACTCCCGAGACAGTgcaccaaacaccacccgCTTCGAGGCCATCCTCACCTCGCTCCTCGGAGCCCCGTCACTCAGTTATGCATCCGGTCTCGCCGCCTTCCACGCCATGATTgtcttcctcaaccccaaacGTGTGGCTATCGGCGGTGGTTATCACGGCTGCCATGGCATTCTCCACATCATGAAGAGGCTCAACGGCCTCGAGCAGCTTGAACTGGAGGACGATGCCGACCTTGCCAAACTCGAAAAGGGCGATGTTATTCACGTCGAGACACCCCTTAACCCCACGGGCGAGGCTCGCGACCTGGCTTACTACCGCAAGATGGCCGACGAAAAGGGGTGCTATCTCACCGTTGACGCCACCtttgcccccccccctctgaTGGAGCCCTTCAAGTACAACGTCGATATCGTCATGCACTCTGCCACCAAGTATTTCGGCGGCCACTCCGACATGCTTGCCGGTGTCCTCGCCATCCGCCCAGACAGAGCCGAGAAGTGGCTCCCAGAGCTCAGGGAGGAGCGCCTCCACCTTGGAGGTGTGATGGGCTCTCTTGAAGGCTGGCTTGGCGTCCGTAGTGCCCGCACTTTGGAACTGAGAGTCAAGCGCCAGAGCGAGAGCGCCCAGAAACTGGTTGACTTCcttgccgagaagaaggcggccggcgacaacagcaacatcatTGCGCAGTCTGTCTTCAAGATTCAGCACGCTTCTCAGCAGCCGGAGGCAAAGGATGAGAACTCGTGGCTGAGGAAGCAGATGCCCAATGGGTTTGGGCCGGTGTTTAGCTTGTGGTTGgagagcgaggagaaggcgaagagGTTGCCTAGCAAGCTGCAGTTGTTCCACCATGCCACGAGTCTGGGTGGAGTGGAGAGTTTGATTGAGTGGAGGGCGATGACGGATCCCAAGGTGGAtaggaggttgttgagagtTAGCATCGgtgtggaggggtgggaggattTGAGGGATGACTTGGTGCAGGggctggagaggttgaaggaggaggggttttag